One part of the Tunicatimonas pelagia genome encodes these proteins:
- a CDS encoding sensor histidine kinase — translation MIFNRFEWTLLVRIILLAASMLLCLYFVFHTERYVSGVIISLLVIYQIYELYQYVLEANRKLTRFLEAVKYSDFTAGFNKDSQLGESFRNLNRMFNEVFDAFRKARAEKEEHWQYLKTVVQHVNVGLLSYDESGNIELLNNTARRYLKAHQMTKIRELSKINPELYDLILKLPTGTKTLIKPSVDLHLSINATELRLRGSTYKLVSIQNILSELQQQEIEAWQNLTKVLRHEIMNSITPIASLAGTAIDIIQEDVERQNGSMLFDQEAYDDINMSLRTIENRSKGLVTFVEAYRNFTNIPQPDFERVKLKNVIEEVVKLIQAGVARDRVAIEVTVPDNLIVRIDSKLIEMVLINILKNAAEALDETEEPTIKIVAHADQEQRVFVDVTDNGSGIEPEALERIFIPFYTTKRDGSGIGLSLSQRIMQMHQGNLTATSEVGQGTTFTLQM, via the coding sequence ATGATATTTAACCGATTTGAGTGGACGCTGCTAGTTCGTATTATACTACTGGCAGCTAGCATGTTATTATGTCTTTACTTCGTGTTTCATACCGAACGATACGTAAGTGGAGTCATCATTTCCTTACTAGTCATCTACCAGATTTACGAGCTGTATCAGTATGTGCTGGAAGCGAACCGTAAGCTAACCCGTTTTCTAGAAGCTGTTAAGTACTCTGATTTTACCGCTGGTTTTAATAAAGATAGCCAACTAGGCGAAAGCTTTCGCAACCTGAACCGGATGTTCAACGAAGTATTCGATGCTTTTCGTAAGGCTCGGGCTGAGAAAGAAGAACATTGGCAATACTTAAAAACAGTAGTACAGCACGTGAACGTTGGGTTGCTATCCTACGATGAATCTGGCAATATTGAACTACTGAACAATACCGCCCGACGGTATTTGAAGGCCCACCAAATGACTAAGATTCGGGAGCTTTCTAAAATTAATCCCGAACTATACGACCTCATTCTTAAACTACCTACCGGCACTAAAACCCTGATTAAGCCCAGTGTCGATCTTCATTTATCCATCAATGCTACCGAACTTCGCCTACGGGGTAGCACCTACAAACTCGTCTCTATCCAGAATATATTATCGGAATTACAGCAGCAAGAGATTGAGGCTTGGCAGAATTTGACTAAAGTGCTTCGTCACGAAATCATGAACTCCATTACACCAATTGCTTCTTTAGCGGGTACCGCGATTGATATTATTCAGGAGGATGTAGAGCGTCAAAATGGTTCTATGCTATTTGATCAGGAAGCTTACGATGATATCAACATGAGCCTGCGAACGATTGAGAACCGGAGCAAAGGGTTGGTGACTTTCGTGGAAGCCTACCGTAATTTCACCAATATTCCCCAACCGGACTTTGAGCGGGTGAAGCTCAAAAACGTAATTGAAGAAGTAGTGAAACTGATTCAGGCTGGAGTGGCTCGCGACCGAGTGGCTATTGAAGTAACAGTGCCCGATAACCTGATTGTCCGGATTGACAGTAAGTTGATTGAAATGGTATTGATTAATATTCTAAAAAATGCGGCTGAAGCACTGGATGAAACCGAAGAACCCACCATCAAAATAGTAGCTCACGCTGACCAAGAGCAGCGGGTATTTGTGGATGTTACCGACAATGGATCAGGCATTGAACCCGAAGCTCTGGAAAGAATCTTTATTCCATTTTACACTACAAAGCGCGATGGTTCCGGCATTGGCCTAAGCCTCTCCCAACGCATCATGCAAATGCACCAAGGCAACCTTACCGCAACTTCAGAGGTAGGGCAGGGAACTACGTTTACTTTACAGATGTAA
- a CDS encoding DUF5694 domain-containing protein, with amino-acid sequence MEAQNQVPVQQPDNNKIAVLNFGTFHMGFTPDENTTEFDEQNQENQRKVRKIAKNLAEFQPTVIVVEVPPDNEELQGEYGQYVDNPKRVFENPSEIELLAYEVGRLSGATKIYGIDHKMNYNYRVAREIDNAIDSTTVREYYENPFSTTPEIDVELDSLPLFDKLNMLNHEKFLDFLITINADILAYAGTEDGFEGADEAAKYYQRNLRMYSNLNRLPLTKEDRVFILMGASHTAFFRDFFSRSPKYEMVDTFKYLKK; translated from the coding sequence ATGGAAGCTCAGAATCAGGTACCTGTTCAGCAACCTGACAATAATAAGATTGCAGTGCTAAACTTTGGTACGTTTCATATGGGATTTACACCTGATGAAAATACGACTGAATTCGACGAGCAGAATCAAGAGAACCAGAGAAAGGTACGGAAGATAGCCAAAAATCTTGCGGAGTTTCAGCCGACCGTAATCGTGGTAGAAGTACCCCCAGATAATGAAGAGTTACAGGGCGAATACGGCCAATATGTAGATAACCCTAAGAGGGTTTTCGAGAACCCGTCAGAAATTGAATTGCTTGCTTACGAAGTTGGGCGGCTTTCGGGGGCGACCAAAATATACGGTATTGATCATAAAATGAATTACAACTACCGAGTAGCTAGAGAGATAGATAATGCAATTGATTCTACAACGGTAAGGGAGTACTACGAAAACCCCTTTTCAACAACTCCTGAAATAGACGTAGAGCTGGATAGTCTTCCGTTATTTGATAAACTCAATATGCTTAACCACGAAAAGTTCCTAGATTTCTTGATAACGATCAATGCAGATATTTTGGCCTACGCCGGAACAGAAGACGGTTTTGAAGGAGCCGATGAAGCCGCAAAATATTATCAGCGAAATCTTAGAATGTACTCTAACCTTAATCGACTTCCTCTGACTAAAGAAGATAGGGTTTTCATCCTTATGGGAGCTAGTCATACTGCGTTTTTCCGAGACTTTTTTAGTCGAAGCCCTAAGTACGAGATGGTAGATACCTTTAAGTACTTAAAAAAATAG
- a CDS encoding ABC transporter ATP-binding protein has product MLKLIDVDKFVQSRFKKTFILKGIDLEVEEGEFMTIMGPSGAGKSTLLNIIGLLDPPSAGEYYLRDQPVHKLRERQRSELQKHTIGYVFQAYHLIDELTVFENIETPLLYQNMKGKERKARVAELLDRFQMVAKKDLFPEQLSGGQQQLVGVARAIAGKPKLLLADEPTGNLHSEQGRQVMELFKQLNTEGMTIIQVTHSEECAGYGDRIVNIVDGAIQSDEQIQKEEQNA; this is encoded by the coding sequence ATGCTCAAACTTATCGATGTAGACAAATTTGTCCAGTCCCGATTCAAGAAAACGTTTATCCTCAAAGGTATTGACCTGGAAGTAGAAGAAGGCGAGTTTATGACTATTATGGGTCCCAGTGGTGCCGGAAAATCTACCTTACTCAACATCATTGGGTTACTCGATCCACCTTCAGCCGGAGAGTACTACTTGCGCGACCAACCGGTGCATAAACTACGGGAACGCCAACGCAGCGAGTTGCAAAAACACACCATTGGTTACGTATTTCAAGCCTACCACTTGATTGATGAACTAACCGTTTTTGAAAACATTGAAACACCACTGCTCTACCAAAATATGAAGGGCAAGGAACGCAAAGCCCGCGTGGCCGAACTGCTTGATCGCTTTCAGATGGTAGCTAAGAAGGACTTATTTCCTGAGCAGCTTTCGGGCGGGCAGCAGCAACTGGTAGGAGTAGCCCGCGCCATTGCGGGAAAGCCAAAACTTCTATTAGCTGATGAACCGACCGGAAACCTACACTCCGAACAAGGGCGACAGGTGATGGAGCTGTTCAAGCAGCTTAATACCGAAGGCATGACCATCATCCAAGTTACCCACTCGGAGGAATGCGCTGGCTACGGCGACCGCATTGTCAATATTGTTGATGGCGCGATTCAAAGCGATGAACAAATTCAGAAAGAAGAACAGAACGCATAA
- a CDS encoding TolC family protein gives MKRLVLPLLFLTILGNLSAWAQEDNTLTYEEAVSIALRENIQIQQQRNLLEVNRAERAQAYAQFAPSIGFEASGTRIYGRQFDNTTGRFTEEINNRLDPGIGASLTLFNGFRNINQLRQSRKSAEAQLNLINQTKQDVTFDVSQQYLQVLLDQELLRIQQANLEQQEELLESTRTFVESGAQFNIADLYNQESEVKRIALLVVEAENALTISKVQLIRLLQIDPLAEWAFAEPDINQWEILSKDINIEEAYNQAIANRNDIKQQENVIQANQYGMKVARSGYIPRLTASYSIGSQYSTLFDSTFTDQIFDINRVSVIRLNLNIPIFSNLDNYVAVQRNKQLMHNAELGLEDLKRNTFELLQTAVADYKAAKQRIIAAEAQVKAAEKALEAERERFRLGVGNVLDLNQVNAAYVEAQATQAQANYQLIFQKTALDYYTGKLQPESITMINE, from the coding sequence ATGAAACGACTAGTATTACCACTACTTTTTCTAACCATACTCGGTAACCTTTCTGCTTGGGCGCAGGAAGATAATACGTTGACCTACGAAGAAGCCGTAAGCATCGCCCTGCGGGAGAATATTCAAATTCAGCAGCAACGTAACTTGCTAGAGGTAAACCGAGCCGAACGTGCTCAAGCTTACGCTCAGTTTGCCCCTTCTATCGGATTTGAAGCGAGTGGAACCCGGATATACGGTCGGCAATTTGATAACACTACCGGGAGATTTACAGAAGAGATTAATAATCGACTGGATCCAGGAATCGGAGCATCCTTAACGCTGTTTAACGGTTTCAGAAATATTAATCAACTCCGCCAGTCACGGAAAAGCGCTGAAGCGCAACTTAACCTAATTAACCAGACTAAACAAGATGTTACATTTGATGTCTCTCAACAGTATTTGCAAGTGCTGCTTGACCAAGAGTTGCTTCGCATACAGCAAGCTAACTTGGAGCAACAGGAAGAGTTGTTGGAGAGTACTCGCACTTTCGTAGAAAGTGGTGCTCAATTCAATATTGCAGACCTATATAATCAGGAGTCTGAAGTTAAGCGAATAGCTCTGCTGGTAGTAGAAGCCGAAAATGCACTAACGATTAGTAAAGTGCAACTAATTCGCTTACTTCAGATTGATCCTTTGGCCGAATGGGCGTTTGCTGAACCGGATATTAATCAATGGGAAATTCTTTCTAAGGATATTAATATTGAAGAGGCTTACAATCAAGCCATTGCTAACCGCAATGATATTAAGCAGCAAGAGAATGTAATTCAAGCTAATCAATACGGCATGAAAGTCGCTCGTTCAGGGTATATACCTCGACTTACCGCTAGTTACTCTATTGGATCACAATATTCTACCTTATTTGATAGCACATTTACCGACCAAATATTTGATATCAATCGAGTAAGTGTGATACGACTCAACCTAAATATTCCCATTTTTAGTAATTTAGATAACTATGTCGCAGTGCAGCGTAACAAGCAACTAATGCATAATGCGGAGTTAGGGCTTGAAGATTTAAAACGTAATACATTTGAACTGTTACAGACTGCAGTAGCTGATTACAAAGCAGCTAAACAACGAATTATTGCAGCGGAAGCTCAGGTAAAGGCTGCTGAGAAAGCCTTAGAAGCTGAGCGAGAACGGTTCCGATTAGGTGTAGGCAATGTTCTGGATCTAAATCAAGTCAATGCTGCTTATGTAGAAGCTCAGGCTACCCAAGCACAAGCTAATTACCAGCTTATATTTCAAAAAACCGCTTTAGATTACTATACTGGAAAACTACAACCGGAAAGCATTACGATGATTAATGAATAA
- a CDS encoding chorismate-binding protein: MKELEAIASQEVDWSGYAFDDVLRAFLNTSFYRQLSVAAWRLPNQRAQHVILDTSGEASLTEWQLEELTPGFIASPFINPEEKSPYIRADIYYRSGKSECEAVCGSNQATEVHTFLHQQLKKQQSAQVHTVPLDASFSSLEATTFNNMVAEAVEAIERGDFKKVVPSRSKLVPLPDNFDAARTFQQLCDTYPTAFVSLFSIPGVGTWMGASPEILVSISSKKNRKTFRTVALAGTQSVQGENPLKNAAWRQKEIEEQAMVSRYIINCFKRIRLREFEEDGPKTTAAGNLLHLRTDFTVDMEATNFPELGSVMLKLLHPTSAVCGMPKASALDFIQQYEGYDRSFFSGFLGPVNMQEETHLFVNLRCMQLLDQRAALYAGAGVTIDSEPEREWKETEMKMRTIQQIMTNE; this comes from the coding sequence ATGAAGGAATTAGAAGCTATAGCGTCGCAGGAGGTTGACTGGTCGGGGTATGCATTTGATGATGTCTTGCGGGCTTTTTTGAATACATCATTTTATCGTCAATTATCAGTTGCTGCTTGGCGGTTACCCAATCAGCGGGCGCAACACGTAATTTTAGACACTTCGGGAGAAGCCTCTCTAACCGAGTGGCAACTGGAAGAACTTACCCCGGGTTTTATTGCTAGCCCGTTTATAAATCCCGAGGAGAAGTCACCCTACATCCGGGCGGATATTTATTATCGATCAGGGAAATCGGAGTGTGAAGCAGTTTGTGGTTCAAATCAGGCGACTGAAGTTCACACCTTCTTGCATCAGCAGTTAAAAAAACAGCAGTCGGCTCAAGTCCATACGGTTCCTTTAGACGCTTCATTTTCTAGTTTAGAAGCAACTACGTTTAATAACATGGTGGCGGAGGCAGTTGAAGCCATTGAACGAGGTGATTTTAAGAAAGTAGTACCATCCCGCTCCAAGCTAGTTCCTTTGCCGGATAATTTTGATGCAGCCCGCACCTTTCAGCAGCTTTGCGATACTTACCCCACTGCTTTCGTCTCCTTGTTTTCCATTCCGGGAGTAGGAACCTGGATGGGAGCTTCACCTGAAATACTGGTGAGTATCTCCTCGAAAAAGAATCGTAAAACGTTCCGAACCGTTGCGCTAGCGGGAACTCAGTCCGTGCAAGGAGAAAATCCGCTAAAGAATGCTGCCTGGCGACAAAAGGAGATTGAGGAGCAAGCAATGGTCAGTCGATACATCATCAATTGTTTTAAAAGAATCCGGCTGCGGGAGTTTGAAGAGGACGGTCCCAAAACTACGGCGGCGGGTAATTTACTGCACCTTCGCACCGATTTTACGGTGGATATGGAAGCTACCAATTTTCCCGAACTGGGTTCGGTAATGCTTAAGCTACTGCATCCCACTTCAGCGGTCTGCGGTATGCCCAAAGCATCTGCCCTAGATTTTATTCAGCAATACGAAGGCTATGATCGTTCATTTTTTAGCGGCTTTCTAGGTCCGGTAAATATGCAGGAAGAAACTCATCTGTTCGTCAACCTTCGTTGTATGCAACTGCTCGATCAGCGAGCTGCCTTGTACGCCGGAGCTGGGGTTACTATTGACTCTGAACCGGAGCGAGAGTGGAAAGAAACCGAAATGAAGATGCGAACGATACAGCAAATAATGACGAATGAATAA
- a CDS encoding hotdog fold thioesterase, with protein sequence MISPDISIDSINAMGKGNMTEHLGIEFTEIHTDGLTARMPVDYRTHQPMGLLHGGASVVLAETVGSVASHLCVDTEKFYCVGLDINANHLKGVMQGYVYGTAKALHIGRRTHVWEIRIVNEKQQLVCISRLTVAVVEK encoded by the coding sequence ATGATTAGCCCCGATATTTCTATTGACAGCATCAACGCGATGGGAAAAGGCAATATGACCGAACATTTGGGTATCGAATTCACTGAAATTCATACTGATGGGCTAACCGCCCGGATGCCGGTTGACTACCGTACCCACCAGCCAATGGGGCTTCTGCACGGCGGGGCTTCGGTAGTGCTAGCCGAAACGGTAGGCAGTGTAGCTTCTCATTTATGCGTGGATACTGAAAAGTTCTATTGCGTGGGGTTAGATATCAATGCCAATCATCTGAAGGGAGTGATGCAGGGTTATGTGTACGGAACGGCTAAAGCCTTACATATTGGTCGGCGAACCCACGTGTGGGAAATTCGTATTGTAAATGAGAAGCAGCAATTAGTCTGCATTAGCCGCCTAACCGTGGCGGTGGTTGAGAAGTGA